A single window of Pogoniulus pusillus isolate bPogPus1 chromosome 11, bPogPus1.pri, whole genome shotgun sequence DNA harbors:
- the DRD5 gene encoding D(1B) dopamine receptor has protein sequence MLQGGRSPLPPPAGTPSGARSPAITPGAAQVAAGSLLALLILWTLFGNVLVCAAIVRYRHLRNKVTNIFIVSLAVSDLLVALLVMPWKAVAEVAGYWPFGAFCNVWVAFDIMCSTASILNLCVISVDRYWAISSPFRYERKMTQRLALVMISVAWALSVLISFIPVQLNWHKSGNIVADDDIRDEFGTGWAAAGAVTTWAEDMSTTWVALAAMRPADGTSGSNDTFPVPSESCDSSLNRTYAISSSLISFYIPVAIMIVTYTRIYRIAQVQIRRISSLERAAEHAQSCRSSHADCHHHTSLKSSIRKETKVLKTLSVIMGVFVCCWLPFFILNCMVPFCESPPSDPHAGLPCVSETIFNVFVWFGWANSSLNPIIYAFNADFRKVFSNLLGCGQFCSSTPVETVNISNELISYNQDTLFHKEIVTAYVNMIPNVVECEENREDPFDRMSQISPDHEIATDSVCELECEAEVSLGKITPFTPNGLH, from the coding sequence ATGCTCCAGGGTGGCCGGAGCCCGCTGCCGCCCCCGGCGGGGACTCCCAGTGGGGCACGGAGTCCGGCTATCACTCCCGGAGCGGCGCAGGTAGCGGCGGGCAGCCTGCTAGCGCTTCTCATCCTCTGGACGCTCTTCGGGAACGTCTTGGTTTGCGCGGCTATCGTTCGCTACCGACACCTGAGAAACAAGGTCACCAACATCTTCATCGTGTCCCTGGCTGTCTCGGACCTGCTGGTGGCTCTGCTCGTCATGCCCTGGAAGgcggtggctgaggtggctgggTACTGGCCTTTTGGGGCTTTCTGCAACGTCTGGGTGGCCTTTGATATcatgtgctccacagcctccatcCTGAACCTCTGCGTGATTAGTGTGGACAGGTACTGGGCTATTTCCAGCCCCTTTCGTTATGAGAGGAAGATGACCCAACGGTTGGCTCTAGTGATGATCAGCGTGGCGTGGGCTTTGTCTGTGCTCATCTCCTTCATCCCTGTACAGCTCAACTGGCACAAAAGTGGGAATATTGTTGCTGATGATGATATCAGAGATGAATTTGGCactggctgggcagcagcaggtgctgtCACCACCTGGGCAGAAGATATGAGCACCACATGGGTGGCATTAGCAGCAATGAGACCTGCTGATGGGACCTCAGGCAGCAATGACACCTTCCCTGTACCATCAGAGAGCTGTGACTCCAGCCTCAATAGGACTTACGCTATTTCCTCCTCTTTGATCAGTTTTTATATCCCAGTGGCTATCATGATAGTTACCTACACTCGAATCTACCGCATTGCCCAGGTGCAGATTCGTCGtatctcttctctggagagggcAGCCGAACATGCGCAGAGCTGCCGGAGCAGCCACGCTGATTGCCACCATCACACAAGCCTCAAGTCCTCCATCAGGAAGGAAACCAAGGTGTTGAAGACCCTGTCAGTCATCATGGGTGTCtttgtctgctgctggctgccattcTTCATCTTGAACTGCATGGTTCCCTTTTGTGAGAGTCCACCCAGTGACCCCCATGCTGGCCTTCCCTGTGTCAGTGAGACCATCTTTAATGTCTTTGTCTGGTTTGGTTGGGCCAACTCTTCTCTCAATCCCATCATCTATGCCTTCAATGCTGACTTCagaaaggtcttctccaacctcttGGGATGTGGTCAGTTTTGCTCAAGTACTCCGGTAGAGACTGTTAATATAAGCAATGAGCTTATCTCTTACAACCAGGACACTCTTTTCCATAAGGAGATAGTGACTGCTTATGTTAACATGATCCCAAATGTGGTTGAATGTGAAGAAAATCGTGAGGACCCTTTCGATAGGATGTCCCAAATCTCCCCTGACCATGAGATTGCCACTGACTCTGTCTGTGAGCTGGAGTGCGAGGCGGAGGTTTCGCTTGGCAAAATAACACCTTTCACTCCAAATGGTTTACATTGA